In Euzebyales bacterium, the sequence TGCCCGCGGTGCGCCAGGTCCCCGCGATCCGCGCGTGCGTTCGGCAAGCCCCAGCACTACGTCCGGGCGGTCGGAGGCGGGCTGCTGGCCGCCGTGGTCGGCGGCGTCGTCTACGCGCAGCTCGTCGCGACTGTGCGCTTCGGATCCCTGATCCTGGCAGGCGTGCTCGGCTTCCTCATCGGCCGGGTGGTCAAGTGGGGTGCGCGCGGACAGACCCAGCAGCCGTTCCTTACCATCGCGATGGGGCTCGCCGGGCTCGCCGTGGCGGTCGCGTTCCTGCTCGGTGCCGGCACGCTGCTGCCGCTGCGCAGCCTTGCGATCCTCGCGTATCCGGTCGCGATCTGGCTGGCCATGCGGGGCCTGCAGAGCTGACGCGCTCGACCGGCCGTGTCCCGCGGCTCGCCCGGGCACGACCCCACCGACCGCGACCGTGACCCGTCGCCGCGCGTTCGCTAGGGCTGCACGGCGATCGTGCGGATCGCGGCACACGTCCGTGGGTCGAGCAGCACGATCTGTGGGCTCGCACCCCGGACCATGACGGCAAGCGCCACGCGGCCGTCTTCGTCGACCAGGTCGACCGTCGCGGCCCTGAGCTCGCCCACGCACAGCCGGGCTGTCGGCAACCCGGCCTGATCGCGCAGTAGCCGCTCGCGCGCACGCAGGTTCCCGGGCGGATCGGCGCGCAACCGCTCCGCACGCGCAGCGATCTCTGCGTCACCCTCGACCCTGGCGACCGCCTGCTCGTCGGTGCGGGTGTCGTCGCCACGTACCGGTTCGCTGGCAGCGCCCTCGGCGGTCATGGCACCGGCGCCGCCACCAGCGGCGCGACCCGCAGCCTCGTCTGGCGCAGCCGCCTGCGGCTCCTCGGCCCCCGCGCCCGCCTGGTCCTCGAGCGAGACCTCACCACCCGCGGACTCCTCGGTGCCACCGCTGCCGAGCTGGCCGAGCACGGCGGCCGTGCCCAGCACGGTGACCAGGACGATGGCGGCGGCGGTGGCCAGGACCGGCATCGCCCGCACCGACCAGCGACGAGGACGCCGAACCTCGGTCGTCACGTCGTGCTCGTCCGTATCAGGTCCCGCGCGCTCGGTCTGCAGCCGCTCGCGCAGCCGCGCACGGACATCGGCCGGCGCGGTCACCTCGTCGAGGCGCTGCAGCCGCGCCCGTGTCGCCGCGAGGGCGTCGAGGCGTGCCGCGAGCGCATCGTCCGAGGCCAGACGGCGCTCGATGCGGGCCGTGGTCACCTCGTCGGTGTCGCCGTCGAGGTAGGCGGCGAGCAGCGCGCCCTCGTCGCGGGCGTCGGGTCCGGTGGAGCTGTCGTCACGCATTGGCAGTCAGTCCTGCACAGTTGGAGGGTGATCGACGTCCCGTTGGTTCCGAACGGGTTCAAGAAGTTCGGCGAGGCGCGCGTGACCGCGGTGCACGCGCGACTTGGCGGTGCCGACAGCGACCTCCTGCGCGTGCGCGATGTCCGCATAGCTGGCGCCGACGACGTCGCGCAGCAGGACGGCATGGCGCTGGTCGGGATCAAGCTCTCCCAGTGCGTCCAGCAGATCCGGGCGCAGCTCCGCCGCGGCGAGGCGGTCGACGGTCGCCTGGTCGGAACCCTCCGGGCGCGTGCCTCCACGGTCGTCGTCCAGCGGCACGGTGCGCGGCTGCCGCGCGCGACGTCGGGCCAGGTCGTGGCACGCGTTCATGGTCACCCTGTACAGCCAGGTGGACAGCGCGGCGCGTCCGCGGAAGCTCGCCAGCCCGCGGTGGCACGCCAGGAAGGCGGCCTGGAATGCGTCCTCCGCGTCGTGGGGGTCGCGGAAGTAGCGCAGGCAGATCGCATAGACGTGGTCGGCGTGACGGTCGACGATCGCGTCGAACGCCGCATCGTCGCCCGCCAGCGCGCGGGCGACGAGCTCGTGGTCGGCCGTCATGGTCTGGGGTCCGTCTCACAGGTCCACCCGGGATTCGGCTCTGTCTGCGTCCCGGTTCGCGTCGTTGCGACTCGCACACGTGCAACCCGGGCATGCGGCGCTCGCCGCGCCCTGCGAGCTGAGCGCAGCTCCACCCTCGGTGCACGACCGGATCGCAGGACAGACCCCTACCGGCCGCCGCTCCTCACGAGCGGATCCCCTCGATCGAGACCTCGGAGAACGCGGCGCTGTAGCCGCGGTCGTAGTCGACAAGCGGCGCGATGAGCCAGATCATCAGGTACCGCGTCTCGATCTGCTCCTTCTCGAACGTGATCACGGGCCGCCTGTCGGAGCGGCGCACGGAGCCGACGGTGCGCCACTCGTCGGGCGCTGCCGTCCTGTCGTCGGACACCCGGATGTCGTAGCTGATGCCGGGGCTGGGTGTCTCGAGCGTCAGCGCGGTCGGCTGGACCTTCTCGCCGAGGTCGATGATGATGCCCAGCCCGTCCTTGAGGTTGCCGAAGTCGGGTGAGCTGTAGGAGTCGGTGCGCCAGCGCGTCTCGGGGTCGCGGTCCATCATGTCGCCGAGCAGGTCGTCGTGCTCGGTCGGTGGCAGGCCCTCGGGGTCGACGGTCGACAGGTCCTGGATCGCCAGCTGCTGTGGTGCGACCGCCGCCGGGGTCGCCTCGTTGCCACTCACGATCAGCGAGGGCACGCCGCGGATCTCGAACACGCCGGTCGCCACGCCGACGGCGATCAGCAGCGCCGACACCACCAGCAGACCCAGCGCTGACGCGAGCCACCGACCCTCGCTGCGCAGGAACGACCGGCTGTTGATGGGCTGCGAGACGTACGCGGCCTCGTCGGCGTCCGGGAGCGTCTCGCCCCGCACGAGCATCTGGGTCGTCTCGGTCAGGACTTCGTCGTCGCGTGCCCACGGCTCGAGTGCCTCGGCGA encodes:
- a CDS encoding sigma-70 family RNA polymerase sigma factor, which codes for MTADHELVARALAGDDAAFDAIVDRHADHVYAICLRYFRDPHDAEDAFQAAFLACHRGLASFRGRAALSTWLYRVTMNACHDLARRRARQPRTVPLDDDRGGTRPEGSDQATVDRLAAAELRPDLLDALGELDPDQRHAVLLRDVVGASYADIAHAQEVAVGTAKSRVHRGHARLAELLEPVRNQRDVDHPPTVQD